One region of Vibrio pelagius genomic DNA includes:
- the aceF gene encoding pyruvate dehydrogenase complex dihydrolipoyllysine-residue acetyltransferase, translating into MAIEINVPDIGADEVEVTEILVNVGDKVEEEQSLITVEGDKASMEVPASQAGIVKEIKVSEGDSVTTGSLIMIFEAEGAAVEAAPTAAPAVEAAPVAAPAAAELKEVHVPDIGGDEVEVTEIMVAVGDAVEEEQSLLTVEGDKASMEVPAPFAGTVKEIKIASGDSVSTGSLVMVFEVAGSGAPVAAAPAVEAAPAAAPAASGAPAAAEKEVNVPDIGGDEVEVTEVMVAVGDTVEEEQSLITVEGDKASMEVPAPFAGTVKEIKIAAGDKVTTGSLIMTFVVEGAAPAPVAAPAQAAVPAPAAAPAPAAKAEAAPAANDFQENNDYAHASPVVRRLAREFGVNLSKVKGTGRKSRILKEDVQSYVKDALKRLESGAAASGKGGDGSALGLLPWPKVDFSKFGETEVQKLSKIKKISGANLHRNWVMIPHVTQWDNADITELEAFRKEQNAIEAKKDTGMKITPLVFIMKAVAKALEAFPAFNSSLSEDGESIILKKYVNVGIAVDTPNGLVVPVFKDVNKKGIYELSEELMAVSKKARAGKLTAADMQGGCFTISSLGGIGGTAFTPIVNAPEVGILGVSKSEMKPVWNGKEFEPRLQLPLSLSYDHRVIDGAEGARFITFLNSALSDIRRLVL; encoded by the coding sequence ATGGCAATCGAAATTAACGTACCTGACATCGGTGCTGATGAGGTTGAAGTAACTGAGATTCTAGTAAACGTTGGCGACAAGGTTGAAGAAGAACAGTCACTGATCACTGTTGAAGGCGACAAGGCTTCAATGGAAGTTCCTGCGTCTCAAGCGGGTATCGTAAAAGAGATCAAAGTTTCTGAAGGTGATTCAGTAACAACTGGTTCTCTAATCATGATTTTCGAAGCTGAAGGTGCCGCTGTAGAAGCGGCTCCTACGGCAGCTCCAGCAGTTGAAGCAGCACCAGTTGCAGCTCCTGCAGCAGCAGAGCTTAAAGAAGTTCATGTTCCAGATATCGGTGGCGACGAAGTAGAAGTGACTGAAATCATGGTTGCAGTTGGCGATGCAGTAGAAGAAGAGCAATCTCTTCTAACTGTTGAAGGCGACAAAGCATCAATGGAAGTTCCGGCACCATTCGCTGGTACAGTTAAAGAAATCAAGATCGCTTCTGGAGACTCAGTATCAACTGGTTCTCTAGTGATGGTATTCGAAGTAGCAGGTTCTGGCGCTCCAGTAGCAGCTGCTCCTGCAGTTGAAGCGGCTCCTGCAGCAGCTCCTGCGGCATCCGGAGCGCCGGCCGCAGCCGAAAAAGAAGTAAACGTTCCTGATATCGGCGGTGACGAAGTAGAAGTTACTGAAGTAATGGTAGCGGTTGGCGACACAGTAGAAGAAGAGCAATCTCTAATCACTGTCGAAGGCGACAAAGCTTCAATGGAAGTTCCGGCTCCATTTGCTGGTACGGTAAAAGAGATCAAGATTGCAGCTGGCGACAAAGTAACGACTGGTTCTCTAATCATGACTTTCGTTGTTGAAGGCGCAGCGCCTGCTCCTGTTGCAGCACCTGCACAAGCAGCAGTTCCAGCACCTGCGGCGGCTCCTGCTCCAGCAGCAAAAGCTGAAGCGGCACCTGCAGCGAACGACTTCCAAGAAAACAACGATTACGCACACGCGTCTCCTGTTGTTCGTCGTCTTGCTCGTGAATTTGGCGTTAACCTATCTAAGGTTAAAGGTACTGGTCGTAAGAGCCGTATCCTTAAAGAAGACGTTCAGTCTTACGTTAAAGATGCACTTAAGCGTCTTGAGTCTGGTGCTGCGGCATCTGGCAAAGGCGGTGACGGCTCTGCTCTTGGTCTTCTACCTTGGCCAAAAGTTGACTTCAGCAAGTTCGGCGAAACTGAAGTTCAGAAGCTTTCTAAGATCAAGAAGATCTCTGGTGCAAACCTACACCGTAACTGGGTAATGATCCCTCACGTTACACAGTGGGACAACGCAGACATCACTGAGCTAGAAGCATTCCGTAAAGAGCAGAACGCAATCGAAGCTAAGAAAGACACTGGCATGAAGATCACTCCACTTGTGTTCATCATGAAAGCTGTTGCTAAAGCGCTAGAAGCGTTCCCAGCGTTTAACTCTTCTCTTTCTGAAGATGGCGAAAGCATCATTCTTAAGAAGTACGTAAACGTAGGTATCGCAGTAGATACGCCTAACGGTCTAGTTGTTCCTGTATTCAAAGACGTGAACAAGAAAGGCATCTACGAGCTATCTGAAGAGCTAATGGCTGTGTCTAAGAAAGCACGTGCTGGTAAGCTAACTGCAGCTGACATGCAAGGCGGTTGTTTCACAATCTCTAGCCTTGGCGGCATCGGCGGTACTGCATTTACGCCAATCGTAAACGCTCCAGAAGTAGGTATCCTTGGTGTATCTAAGTCTGAAATGAAGCCTGTGTGGAACGGCAAAGAGTTCGAACCACGCCTACAACTTCCACTATCTCTATCATACGACCACCGTGTGATCGATGGTGCTGAAGGTGCACGCTTCATTACTTTCCTAAACAGCGCACTATCTGACATTCGTCGTCTAGTACTGTAA
- the lpdA gene encoding dihydrolipoyl dehydrogenase yields MSKEIKAQVVVLGSGPAGYSAAFRCADLGLETVLVERYSTLGGVCLNVGCIPSKALLHVSKVIEEAKAMAEHGVVFGEPQTDISKIRIWKEKVVNQLTGGLGGMAKMRNVTVVNGYGKFTGPNSILVEGEGESTTVNFDNAIIAAGSRPIKLPFIPHEDPRIWDSTDALELKEVPEKLLIMGGGIIGLEMGTVYHSLGSKVDVVEMFDQVIPAADKDIVKVFTKRIKNKFKLMLETKVTAVEAKEDGIYVSMEGKKAPAEAERYDAVLVAIGRVPNGALIDAEKAGIEVDERGFINVDKQMRTNVPHIHAIGDVVGQPMLAHKGVHEGHVAAEVISGKKHYFDPKVIPSIAYTEPEVAWVGKTEKEAKAEGINYEVATFPWAASGRAIASDCADGMTKMIFDKDTHRVIGGAIVGTNGGELLGEIGLAIEMGCDAEDIALTIHAHPTLHESVGLAAEVFEGSITDLPNKKAVKKKK; encoded by the coding sequence ATGAGCAAAGAAATTAAAGCCCAAGTTGTTGTACTTGGTTCAGGTCCTGCTGGTTACTCAGCTGCATTCCGTTGTGCGGATTTAGGTCTAGAAACAGTACTAGTTGAACGTTACAGCACTCTTGGCGGTGTATGTCTAAACGTTGGTTGTATTCCATCAAAAGCACTTCTTCACGTTTCAAAAGTAATTGAAGAAGCGAAAGCGATGGCTGAGCACGGCGTTGTATTCGGTGAGCCACAAACTGACATCAGCAAGATCCGCATCTGGAAAGAGAAAGTTGTAAACCAACTGACTGGCGGTCTTGGCGGTATGGCTAAGATGCGTAACGTGACTGTAGTTAACGGCTACGGTAAGTTCACTGGTCCTAACTCTATCCTTGTAGAAGGTGAAGGCGAGTCAACAACGGTTAACTTCGACAACGCTATCATTGCAGCGGGTTCTCGCCCAATCAAACTGCCATTCATCCCGCATGAAGACCCACGTATTTGGGATTCAACTGACGCGCTAGAGCTGAAAGAAGTACCAGAAAAACTGCTTATCATGGGTGGTGGTATCATCGGTCTAGAAATGGGTACGGTTTACCACTCTCTAGGTTCTAAAGTAGACGTAGTGGAGATGTTCGACCAAGTTATCCCAGCTGCGGATAAAGACATCGTTAAAGTATTCACTAAGCGCATTAAGAACAAGTTCAAGCTAATGCTTGAAACTAAAGTGACTGCAGTTGAAGCGAAAGAAGACGGTATCTACGTTTCAATGGAAGGCAAGAAAGCACCAGCTGAAGCTGAGCGTTACGATGCAGTTCTTGTTGCTATCGGTCGTGTTCCAAACGGCGCACTTATCGACGCTGAAAAAGCTGGTATCGAAGTTGACGAACGTGGTTTCATCAACGTTGATAAGCAAATGCGTACAAACGTTCCTCACATCCACGCGATCGGTGACGTTGTTGGTCAACCAATGCTTGCTCACAAAGGTGTGCATGAAGGTCACGTAGCGGCTGAAGTTATCTCTGGTAAGAAGCACTACTTCGACCCTAAAGTAATCCCATCAATTGCGTACACTGAGCCAGAAGTAGCATGGGTTGGTAAGACTGAGAAAGAAGCGAAAGCTGAAGGCATCAACTACGAAGTTGCTACTTTCCCTTGGGCAGCTTCTGGTCGTGCAATCGCATCTGACTGTGCAGACGGTATGACGAAGATGATCTTCGACAAAGATACGCATCGTGTAATCGGTGGTGCTATCGTAGGTACTAACGGTGGTGAACTTCTTGGTGAAATCGGCCTAGCAATCGAGATGGGTTGTGACGCAGAAGACATCGCTCTTACTATCCACGCTCACCCAACTCTACACGAGTCTGTTGGTCTAGCTGCGGAAGTATTTGAAGGCTCAATCACTGACCTTCCAAACAAAAAAGCAGTGAAAAAGAAGAAGTAA
- a CDS encoding LuxR/HapR/OpaR family quorum-sensing transcriptional regulator, whose product MDSISKRPRTRLSPLKRKLQLMEIALEVFARRGIGRGGHADIADIAQVSVATVFNYFPTREDLVDEVLNHVVRQFSNFLSDNIDLDIHAKQNLTNITNEMLTLVEQDCHWLNVWFEWSASTRDEVWPLFVTTNRTNQMLVQNMFVKAIERGEVCDQHEPKHLANLFHGICYSLFIQAKRANSTEELHSLTDSYLNMLCIYK is encoded by the coding sequence ATGGACTCAATATCTAAGAGACCTAGAACTAGGCTTTCACCCCTAAAAAGAAAACTTCAATTGATGGAGATTGCACTTGAAGTATTCGCCCGCCGCGGCATTGGCCGAGGTGGACACGCAGATATCGCAGACATTGCTCAAGTATCTGTCGCAACTGTATTTAACTACTTCCCAACGCGTGAAGATCTGGTCGACGAGGTTCTAAACCATGTTGTTCGTCAGTTCTCAAACTTTCTTTCAGACAATATTGACCTCGATATTCACGCTAAGCAGAACTTAACAAACATCACCAATGAGATGCTTACTCTTGTTGAGCAAGATTGTCACTGGCTCAATGTTTGGTTCGAGTGGAGCGCGTCAACTCGTGATGAAGTATGGCCACTGTTCGTAACAACCAACCGCACTAACCAGATGCTGGTACAGAACATGTTTGTTAAAGCGATCGAGCGTGGTGAAGTTTGCGACCAACATGAACCGAAACACTTGGCGAACCTATTCCACGGTATTTGCTACTCGCTGTTCATCCAAGCGAAGCGTGCAAACTCAACTGAAGAATTGCACTCATTGACTGACAGCTACTTAAATATGCTGTGTATTTATAAGTAG